One Paraburkholderia caffeinilytica DNA segment encodes these proteins:
- a CDS encoding methyl-accepting chemotaxis protein, translated as MGGAQATQHATLLSQRTESQAASLEQTRASLQALLEAVRYNTDQTQQADARSTRAHADAVAGQAAVRASVESIERIEQRSHEMGEMLGVIDGIAFQTNILALNAAVEAARAGDSGRGFAVVASEVRALAQRSAQAAAEVKKLIQHSRDEVNDGVQAIEGSRNLLTRAVDAVSEVAALLRDVARSSSEQTTGLQEIAQAVEVLDDITHSNGEMVGGSVETASLLQARADRLSDGVKYIRLRQGCANEARAMAERAARLVDTEGPETAVRQFHDPKGGFRDRDLYIVVADRDDYFRAFGSDPSKAGKLRKEALPGDDQSAIREASWRAVEQGGGWIEFNGRHPVTRQPVEKIGYIAPALGGRWAVQCSVNRGDGLKPLASA; from the coding sequence ATGGGAGGCGCGCAAGCGACCCAACATGCCACCTTGCTGTCGCAGCGTACCGAATCGCAGGCTGCCAGCCTGGAGCAGACCCGTGCCTCGCTCCAGGCCTTGCTGGAAGCCGTGCGCTATAACACCGATCAGACGCAGCAAGCCGATGCGCGGTCCACCCGTGCGCATGCCGATGCGGTCGCGGGGCAAGCGGCGGTGCGCGCTTCAGTCGAAAGCATCGAGCGCATCGAGCAACGTTCGCACGAGATGGGGGAGATGCTCGGTGTGATCGACGGCATCGCATTCCAGACCAATATTCTCGCGCTCAACGCAGCTGTGGAGGCCGCCCGGGCCGGCGATTCCGGCCGCGGTTTCGCCGTGGTCGCCTCCGAAGTGCGGGCATTGGCGCAGCGCAGCGCGCAAGCGGCAGCGGAAGTCAAGAAACTGATCCAGCATTCTCGCGACGAAGTGAACGACGGGGTGCAAGCCATCGAAGGCAGCCGGAATCTGCTGACGCGCGCAGTCGACGCGGTCAGCGAGGTGGCCGCCTTGCTACGCGACGTCGCCCGGTCGAGCAGCGAGCAGACCACCGGCTTGCAGGAGATTGCCCAGGCGGTCGAGGTGCTGGACGACATCACCCATAGCAACGGCGAGATGGTCGGCGGGTCGGTGGAAACGGCGAGTCTGCTGCAAGCCCGCGCCGATCGGCTAAGCGACGGGGTCAAATATATCCGGTTGCGGCAGGGCTGTGCCAACGAGGCCCGGGCCATGGCGGAGCGTGCGGCCCGGCTGGTCGACACCGAGGGACCGGAAACCGCCGTGCGCCAATTTCACGATCCGAAGGGCGGCTTTCGCGATCGCGATCTGTATATCGTGGTCGCGGATCGCGACGACTATTTCCGTGCCTTCGGTTCCGACCCGAGCAAGGCCGGCAAGCTGCGCAAAGAAGCGCTGCCGGGCGACGATCAATCCGCGATCCGCGAGGCCAGTTGGCGCGCGGTCGAACAAGGCGGCGGCTGGATCGAATTCAACGGACGGCATCCCGTCACCAGGCAACCGGTGGAAAAGATCGGCTATATTGCGCCCGCGCTCGGCGGCCGCTGGGCGGTCCAATGCAGCGTCAACCGCGGCGATGGACTGAAGCCGCTCGCAAGCGCTTGA